The Streptomyces sp. NBC_00569 genomic sequence GAACGCCCGGCGGCGCATCTGCGCGTAGCCGTCGAGGACGGACTCCCCGGCGCGCCCCTGGACGACGGCCCCGAGAGCTTCCTGTAGGACGTACGAGTCGAAAAGCCCCATCGTCAGGCCGAGCCCGCCGGTGGGATTTGTGGCGTGCGCCGCGTCCCCGGCGAGGAGTACTCGGCCCGCGCGGTAAGAGGCCGCGCTGCGCTGGTGCATGCGGTACGGCGACATCGCCACGAGTTCGGTCTGCTGCGCGATCTCCTTCCCGAAGACATTGGCGAGGAATTCCGGCAGCCGCTCCTCGGCCGACCCCGCGGGCAGTGCGTCGTCCTCCATGTACGAGTAGCGCCAGAGCCCGTGCTCGCCCGACTCGTCGATCTTGGCGATGATCGCGCCGTAGACGTGGTCCACGTAGAACGTCGACTGCGCCCAGCCCGGCCGGTCGTCGGGGAAGCGGACATTGGCCGCGACGAACCGCTCGGGCCACGTCATCCCGTCGAAGCCCAGGGCCGACTCGGCGCGGACCCTGGAACCGGCACCGTCGGCGCCGATGAGCCAATCGGCTCGGAGCGTCCGGTTCTGCTCCCCGGCGCGCACGGTGACATCGACACCGGCGTCATCCTGGGTCACCGCAGTGACCTCGTGACCCCAGAGCACTCGGACGTTCGCGAACGTTTCCAGGCGCTGAAGGATCACAGCGGCCAGGGCTCCCTGTCCCAGGTGCAGGTTGTGGGGGTACCGCACCTTTCCCTCCAGCGCCGACAGGCCGTACTCGATGACCTCGCCGGTGCGATGGACGCGGTAGGCGTAGTCCTGCTTCAGGAAGCCGGCGCTGCGGGCGTCGTCGAGCAGGTCCAGACGGGCCAGGCCGTCCAGGGTCGCCCAGTGATAGACGATGGCCCGCGGCGCATTCTGCAGAGCCGACGCCCGCTCGAGGATCGTGACGACAACGCCCTGTTGTGCCAGGCCGAGCGCATTGAGGAGTCCGGTCGGCCCGGCCCCCACCACGATCACCTGCTGTTCTGCTGACACCAGTTCTCCCGTCTCGAGTGTCTCCGGCCGCTGTGGACCGTGAGCCGCATTTCACGATGCTGGAGACCGAGCCATAGGTCCAATGTCTGCAATTT encodes the following:
- a CDS encoding FAD-dependent oxidoreductase; amino-acid sequence: MSAEQQVIVVGAGPTGLLNALGLAQQGVVVTILERASALQNAPRAIVYHWATLDGLARLDLLDDARSAGFLKQDYAYRVHRTGEVIEYGLSALEGKVRYPHNLHLGQGALAAVILQRLETFANVRVLWGHEVTAVTQDDAGVDVTVRAGEQNRTLRADWLIGADGAGSRVRAESALGFDGMTWPERFVAANVRFPDDRPGWAQSTFYVDHVYGAIIAKIDESGEHGLWRYSYMEDDALPAGSAEERLPEFLANVFGKEIAQQTELVAMSPYRMHQRSAASYRAGRVLLAGDAAHATNPTGGLGLTMGLFDSYVLQEALGAVVQGRAGESVLDGYAQMRRRAFLDHASPRASANKRLLFHSTDPAKLDKDLEVFRRMSRDREFAAERLYFTKTLETPSLLAD